The Carassius carassius chromosome 5, fCarCar2.1, whole genome shotgun sequence DNA window aaacattgaaaaatatgtttgaaaacatttttagaatCATTTAGTTTTCACATATGGTGCAAACATAgtgtttaaatacttttaataatactttaatgCTTCCCTTTGTTTATTTAATGTAGCCTATTATATGTTCCATATTGTGAAGATCCAGTAACAGCATGTCAAGTGTACAGGGGAAGAGTGAGAGATTCATGAAGCCATGAGAAGCATCATCCACTCATTTAAGATGTTTTGCTATTAACATCTTATTTTCAGAATCAGCTGGCAAACTCCAATACTGAgtgagctttgtgtgtgtgtgtgtgtgtgtgtgtgtgtgtgtgtgtgcgcgcacgctGTGTGCATGTGTGGGGGTTCAGTTGAAAGGGGAGACAGATTTTCTTGCTGAAAGCATAAAATCTCCTAGCAACAAACAGAGGTTTCTACAGGTTGTTCCCAAAGCAACAGCAATCCCCCAAACTAACCCCAAAACTCAACCCCACACCCACCAGAGACAGAGaggggaaagagaaagagaggggaaGAGGAAGAAACAGACTTCGCTATTTCAGTTCAACATTTAAATGTCTGTTGACTTGATTCACTTAGACAATCTgagaaacacatacacacaaacatacataatcCAATAAAGTTCACAAagtctctcactttctctctctacatacatacatacacacacacacacacacacatatatatacacacacacatatatatatatacatatatatatatatatatatacatatatatatatatatatatatatatatatatatatatatatatatatatatatatatatatatatatacatacatatacatacatacacctacttacatgcataaatacatatatatatatatatactttctcaCACAATGTAACTACTAAgtgatatactgtatgtaatagCATGATACAGTTACCAGATAAAGTTAAACAAGTTTTTAACCAACAGGGGTATAAGTTTGGCTCTATATTCATGCTTATGACTCGACGGGACACAGTTGCTATGCTCCAGTTCAGAGCTACAGGAGAGCAGGACCAACCGCATACTTCACCACTGCTGTCTGCTTGAATGCCACCTAGAACTTTATTACGCTTGACTTACATGCTCAACAAAAACGAAAAGGAACGAGAGAGAGAAGTAGTGCAGGTTTGTAAGTGCATAAGTCAGATTGTAGGTGTGGTGCTTATGTCATGGGAGAGAGATATAGCAAGCATTTGCCACCGAAGGATTGTGCAAGAAAAATAAACCGATGAGTGACAAAAAATCTCAACTAGTAAGCAGAATATAGTCACAATCGTCTTAACTAACGTCACACAGCTCAACGTGAGTcaccagaaacatgtaaattatttaaacttTGCTTGAGTGTCAATCATCGCGGTTATAACGCAAACACCGGTCTATTATCAGCTCAATGCCTGCCATTCAATGACGTTTGTAGAACTAAATCTTAAAATAGACAAACTAAGATACACCACAtataacacaacatttcttcTATTCTGTAAATGTACAATATCTTGACTTTAACTGGTAGCGATTTTCTTCAGATGTCATCATTCCACATGCAGAATATGGTACAATATCTGATATTGTtagatattactttttttatcagTATCAGTTGATATGCAGTATTAAATTGTGCGTGCTTAATTCCAGTTTTTACATTTAGACTACTTTTGCTTCCTATGTTCACTTAAAGTTAATCATTAAAGactaataaaattaataacactattataaatatgtttacccaaatctcaaaatgaatttcCACTTGTTTTACTGTAGATTAAATTGTTGTAATGCCTGAATCCAAAACGGTGATTTTAGttcttagtgttttttttttttacttcacttaGACAAAATAGTATAAAACTTTAACATCTACCATTTATCAGTTATCAGCTGTAACACAAAGAGAATAATCATCTTATTTGCATCCCTACTTatcatataatgtattttaaagacaatCATTTCTTCACAGAAAATGTACAATTTCACTATATTTAAATACTGCAAAGAAGTGTGTGTACAAACACCACAAAAGCCGATGAAATTGGCAGGTGATAAAGTGTTTCAGTGAGCTAGGGGGAGAGACAGCACCAACTGTATGAGGATCAACATGTTTGCTGAAGTTTCAAGAACTAAAGTTGCTTGATAAACTAGATTTCACTTTTACGACTGAAATGTAGTTACCACATTCCTATCAGTATTTTAATGCTTCCTCTGAACTCAACCTGGCCAGACGGACAAAAATTCAAGAATCGTTGCAGGCATGATCAGTGAAGGCCTTTCCacacctttctttttctttttctaatctCTTTCACTACctagctctctctcacacacattttgTTTGAACATGCAAACAATACGtcattttgttttttcatctaTTTTAAGTTAGCTCAcaggagaaacagaggagagTGTTCGTTCTGACACGCTGCTCTGAACAGCAGAGGGATTACAACACTCAGATTGAAGTATTGATCTGCTGCAGCTGCTCTTGCATGGAGGATGAAGAGAGAAgaagagtgaaagagagaaagacagacacacatagCAATGCTATCTGATTATCTAAGTGTTTTTCCACTTTACTCAAAATAGCTGCATGTCTGTTTCTTCACCTTAGAACACTTCTATGTATTTTCATACATACACGTTTTTTCTAAAAGTCATAAACATTTCAACCACAGCATCATCTGATATGATGAAAATGACGTgatagaaattacattttaaacattgttGAATTAAAATGACTGACTCCTTTGTCTTTCTAATCCTTTGTCTTTTTCAGCCCAATTACACaattatatatctatctatctacatataTCTATccatctgcatatatatatatatacctctataccgctctctatatatatatattatatatatatatatacacacctctatatatatatacctctctctatatatatatacctctataccgctctctatatatatatattatatatatatacacctctatatatatatatatatatatatatatatatatatatatatatatatatacaaacctctatatatatatacctctctctatatatatatacacctctatatatatatacctattatcaagcctgcatttatttgatcaaaaatacagaaaaaacagtaatattgtgaaatattattacagcctaaaataatagttttctatttgaatatactttaaaaaaataatttattcctgtgatgcaaagctgaattttcagcatcattactccagccttcattgtcacatgtaacatccagtctatcacatgatcatttagaaatcattctaatattctgatttattatgagtgttggcaacagttctgctgtctaatatatttgatgaataaaaggttaaaaagaactgcatttattaaaaaaatataaaaaaaaaatattctaataatatattttctttactatcactttttattttattttacaatttaacacatccttgctgaataaaagtattgattttatttaaaaaaaaagaaagacaaaaaattaatgaccccaaattactgaccagtagtgtatattgttattacaaaatatttatattttaaaaacatagcttctttttttttttttttttttttttactttttattcatcaaagtatcctaaaaaggtatcacatgttctgaaaaaatatttagcagcagaaCTTTttacaactttgataatgaatcatcatattaacatgatttctaaaggatcatgtgataatgaccctaaaaattcagctttgcatcacagaaataaatgataatttaaagtgtaatacatttaaaaacaattatttaaaattttaataatatatcacaatattacatttttttctgtatttttgatcaaataaatgcaggcgtgatgagcagaagaaacttctttcaaaaacattaaaaattgtaatgtttccaaacttttggtctatatatatatatatatatatatatatatatatatatatatatatatatatatatatatatatatatatatatatatacacatacacacatacataaatacatacatgcatgcacatacacatacatatacatacacatttacaatacaatcctatttgtaaaaatgtataataactttaaaagaaattaaaactttattaGGGACACAAGTGTTGATCATAATGGAAACCACACCACATCTGAGGGACAGGTGTTATTGgtgtcaaaaaaattaataaacattacatgattcttttaaatgtatatattttgctcattgtttagagcataatttatttaaaatgtaataatgaatattttggggtgtttttttatatttcaagacTGAAAATCTTGGTCTGGAACAATggtaaaactaaaaaaatgtatttatgaaaaacacacaaaatgctgCAAAAATGAATGTTAGGCCAGTTCCCATTTTTAATGCAGACTTCACATGTGCACAGAAAACTTCATAAAGGAAAGGATTTCAAATCtgcttattataaatgttttcaaaaattataataataataataataaatcccagGCAGATAAAAGTTCCTGATGAAACCCCCATCTAAATGAAGCTTACTTCATCTCCATTCAttcagttttttcttttgttcatgtTTGTCAAAATTTCAGAACACCGTGAATGACTATCTACAGTCGGATCTGGAGTGCGGCCCACACAGATAGAAATACTCACCAAACACTAAGACCACATTCTTCAGATATACAGAAGAACTTCATCAATGGGCTGTTATCACACTCAACCAAACAACACACATCAAAGTGCTCCGATAATACAGACACTGAGACACACAGTTGAAATCTGAAGTCGTAAGTATGGAAAATATAAATCACTTTGTTCTTTAACATCATTCGTTCAAGTCCTCACACACGTTTCTTTCAGTCCCTCATGGGCAGGGCGGACAAACACACGCACAGTGTGGTgtttccacacacacacgcagattaGATCCTTATGATGGTAGATTGAGATCTGTCAGACAGGTAGATAAGGAGCGAACCACACGCATGCACAGACGCTTTATGACTCGTTTCAGCGAGTTTTCACTGCTCCGGAAACACACATAGCCCTACAGAGAAGACCTCCCACAAAGCAGACAGAGCCAAGACTACACAACCAGACCCAACAAACAAACCACAACACAGCGTTAACACAGCGCCTAAGCAACACCAGGGACAGACTGCCTGTCATTCCAATACCTTTAAACCACTTGTTGACTTCACTAATAATCCCCAAGACACTTTCACTCAACATGAGTCAAAAATTGTTTAAACATGTTAGAGGAGCTTTAATagatcagaaatatattttattacagaaaaaggacatcagaaaatacatttttttaaaacatttcatcaGACATTTAATGATTTACAACCTCTTTTTCAGAAGTGCAAATGCACATTCTGAGGTGTACATCCAAGAGAGTAAAAATATCTGACCAGGtgacagaaaaaaacagagaaaaatagTTAACACCATGTATTTATAGTGATATAGGTTAGAGGCAGCATGAACAGTAGAAACCCAGTAATACACAATACAATAAAGACTACTcttctgccacctactggtgcTTTATTGCAATAATCACCAGCTTTATAAATAACTACTGCCACACAGAGGCTGACTTGTGAAGTAACCTTGTGAAGTACATTTTCCCAtatttaaactaaatgataaaaatccatattATTTGTACTACATTAACCCAAACAATTTGAATAGTTTGGATACTTTTTCCCACATTCTAGCCAAATATTCAGACGTCTTTAACTGAATTAACTAATATAGATTTGATATCAGTATGAGATGAAACCGTGTGCCCAGAAGCTAATATAAGAAAGAATGTGCAAGATGGTTTGTAGTTGAATTAACTGAATTCACTTACTCAAAATCTATTACTAAACACCatttatctgaaaaataaaaataaaaaataataatcgtgCATACAAACAGTAACAAAGTTTATTTTACCTCTTTTATTCAGCCTTGTCTTTTTCCACTTCCCTTTCTTTCTTGCTGTTTATCATGCTTTTACTCCAGTACATCAGGACCTGTGCCAGTATCACCGCACTGCAACAGCAGGCCACTGCATGCAACTGAGTTGAGAGAGAAAGGCCTGTGAccttcagaaagagagagagattgtatatatgaaaagagaaatgttaaatgtaatgGGAAATATTAAAACAGCCAAATGTTTGCTTACAAATGGCAAATCAAACATTTCCATTTTTatagctccaaaaaaaaaaatttacagttcATTAAAAGTTTACCTTCTGTGATGACATAGATCAATGGCAGAGCATGTCATTATACTATgggtttaaaaattgtaataaaaaattacagggaacaaaaaagtaaaataaaataaattatgcaattgCACAAGTTTCAGACTTTGACTTTGTGTTAAATCCAACATACAATATCACTGCTTGGTAAAGTTACCAACTGTCTAATAGTACATTGACATTTGATTAATACATACAACCCTCCCTGTCTTTCCTGTATACGTTCTGCCCTGAATGTGTGTGataatgtgtttgtgtacttACTAGGCACAAATTTGTACCTAGAAGTGATCTAAATCTGGCAAAATCTTCCAAAACCTTGggaatgtcctcatttgtaaaaacaGCCTAATTATGAAGTAAAtagttttatttgtaaattgtgCAAATGCTGAATGTTTTCTGTTAGGTTTAGGTTACAGTATTTATAACTAGCTGTATGTTTAAAAAATGGACGTCTATGCAATGTCCCCATTTAGATGGCTAAGTAAACATGTGTGCACCTGCAGGGAACTGAAAATGCGTCCCAGAGAGCCAAGAAAGACCAGGAAAACAGAGAGCGCAGACAACTGTCCGGTGTGCCCCGATCTGAAGTTACTTCTTGCCTggaaaaactaaacacaaaacataaaatacacaaggatttctttctttgtttttgaaaAGACAATGTACAGACACACATTCTCTATGCATATTTTTTTGGAGGAACTAAGACCTGTCTCACCCTGCCAGCAATAACCAGCAGCACATTCCACTCATTCAGGGTCAAAACCACTGACACAGGAGTCAAAGGTGAGGCAAGCAGGAACATAAAGCCACAGTATAGAGCAAGAAAACATACACCTGCAAGAACAACCCCAAACAAACATTCAAACAGgaacatttacattacaaaaaatatatatatacctttttcATATAGTTTAAATCTCTcgcctttttctttttctaaccTTTTATGGTTTTCCCTTGGTAATGCTGGACAAGCAAAGCCAGGACAGCAATCTGGATCAATGCAAACAAACTTTCCCCCCAGGCACTGCAGAGACACACAAAAATTCATGACATACACAGAATATATagatattatacacacacacacacacacacacacacatccagtctgtatccagatcagagggtcactgcagtcacccggatccagtacgtatccagaccagatggtggatcagcacctagaaaggacctctacatccctgaaagacagcggagaccaggacaactagagccccagatacagatcccctgtaaagaccttgtctcagaggagcaccaggacaagaccacaggaaacagatgattcttctgcacaatctgactttgctgcagcctggaattgaactgctggtttcgtctggtcagaggagaactggccccccaactgagcctggtttctcccaaggtttttttttctccattctgtcaccgatggagtttcggttccttgccactgtcgcctctggcttgcttagttggggtcacttcttctacagcgatatcgttgacttgattgcaaataaatgcacagacactatttaaactgaacagagatgacatcactgaattcaatgatgaactgcctttaactatcattttgcattattgacacactgtttccctaatgaatgttgttcagttgctttgacgcaatgtattttgtttaaagcgctatataaataaaggtgacacatacacacacacacacacacacatatatatatatgtattagaaTGAATGCAAATGTTGCAAATATATTAGAATGAATGCAAAAGTTGTTTTACCCAATGGGAAAATTTTGATTGTAACAGAAGGCTGCATGAGTAGAGATGGCCAACAGCTCCAGAAAAATGGAGGTTATACACAGTCCATTAGAACTTCCAGACCAAAGAACTTTCCAAATCTGAGGGAGTGGAGCTGTTGGAAAAAGGAGATTCACACATCCTATGAAACACAGTTGCACTAGAtataaagtagaaaaaaaaagtaataacttCAACTTTGGAGGACATGAAATATGACGTAAAACAGACTACTTACCAATAACAATCCCCACCAAAATCAATATACCCATAGTTTTACTTGAGAGAATCTTCAGACAGGGAACTAAAGACAAATACAGACAAAAACAGTAAATACATATTCTGTTATGTCTACAAAAACACTTGATACTGAAAAATAACCACCTGTAGCTAACATTAACATCCTTACAACCAGTCATCTGTAAAttgaatgtgttaaattgatgtTAAATGTATTGcccactgtaaaatgtaattgttttggaGGACATGTTTATACAAACCAGggtatgtttgaatatatttacatatgtttaTTCAAGATAAAAATGTCTCTCACCGTGCATAAAGTTGAAGTGAAGGAAAAACTGGTCATAACACTTTTCTGGCATGAAGAAAGTTAGCAAAAATTCTTTCAAACGAGACATCCTCCCTTCATCAGACGTGTCCATAGCCTATGTATTCCTGTTAGTCTTTGTGTTATCTGCGCAAATCTGAAGCATGGAAGATAATGTCAATTAAACTTACTGCTTGACAGCAACAAATAACCAGTTACAGGGTTAAACTAAATAACTAGTCATTCGAAATTAAATGCGAGACTTTTGGTCGTCTTTTTCTTACGTCTAAGCAAACCACTTTTGAACTTTAAACCAATGACCTGTCAAAACATGTCTTATTTTGTGAATTCCAGCATAACGGTCTCTAGTTTGACAGCAAAGCAAGCCTCACCAATGATGTTTAAGTTTAGAGGGGCGTCTCTGGTTAGTCACTTGCAACAGCAGCTCTCTAATGATGGTTTTACCGCTACCGAAATGAGAGCCCTGTTTTCCTGGAAGTGGATTAATTAAGGTAAACTTTACAGTTTTCACAAATTGGACGTTTTGTATTTACACAAATGTTTGTCAAACGCCTTGCCATCAGCACTGGGGGCGGAGGGATGAAATAAAGGAAGATGTGTTT harbors:
- the mpdu1a gene encoding mannose-P-dolichol utilization defect 1a → MDTSDEGRMSRLKEFLLTFFMPEKCYDQFFLHFNFMHVPCLKILSSKTMGILILVGIVIAPLPQIWKVLWSGSSNGLCITSIFLELLAISTHAAFCYNQNFPIGAWGESLFALIQIAVLALLVQHYQGKTIKGVCFLALYCGFMFLLASPLTPVSVVLTLNEWNVLLVIAGRFFQARSNFRSGHTGQLSALSVFLVFLGSLGRIFSSLQVTGLSLSTQLHAVACCCSAVILAQVLMYWSKSMINSKKEREVEKDKAE